DNA from Desulfuromonas sp. AOP6:
CGGGGACCATTCTGTCGGCGGCCAACGCGGTCATCCGCCACAACGCCAAACGCAAGGAAAAGGCCCTGTGGACGGCCGGAGACAGCGGCCGTCAGATCGAGCTCATCTGTTGCGAGGACGAGGAAGATGAAGCGCGCCTGGTCATGGAGCGCATCCACGCCGAGCGTTTCCGCCTGAACCTGGAGTACCGTGACTTCGCCATCCTTTACCGCACCAACGTGCAGTCCCGCGCCTTCGAGGAGCAGCTGCGCTACGAGAATATCCCCTACGTCCTGATCGGCGGGCAGCAGTTCTTCGACCGCAAGGAGGTCAAGGACGCCGTGGCCTATCTGCGGGTGCTGGTCAACCCGCGCGACGAGGTCAACCTGCTGCGCATCCTCAATTATCCCCGCCGCGGCATCGGCGAGACCAGCGCCGACCGACTCATCCGTTTTTCTGCTGAACGTAATCTGCCCCTGTGGGAAGTTCTCTGTGCGCCGGGAGAGGTGGAGGAATTGGGGGACAAGGTCGTCGAGGCCGTTGGCGCCTTCGTGGCGCTGATGGACGGCTATCGCCAACGCTTCGCCCGTGGCAGGCGCCTGGCGGAGACAGCCCGGGAGTTTTTCGCCGAGATCAAACTGGAAGACGAGATCTATCGGCAGACGGAAGATCCCGCCAAAGCCAGACGGCGGACCGAAAACGTCGAGGAGGTGGTTAACGCCATGGCCTCCTACGAGGAACGTGAAGAGAAGCCAAGCCTGGCCGGCTTCCTGGAAAAGGTGTCTCTTTTGGATGACGAACATCCGGGGCGCAACGACAAGGAAGCCAAGCTGGCCAGCAACGCCGTGACCCTCATGAGCCTGCATTCCAGTAAAGGGCTTGAATACCCGGTGGTTTTTCTGGTCGGACTGGAGGAGGAATATCTCCCCCATAAAAAATCAATTCACGAGACCTTCGACGTGGATGAGGAGCGCCGGCTCTGCTATGTGGGGATCACGCGGGCCCAGAAGCACCTGGTGCTTCTGCATGCCAAGCAACGGAAAAAGTACGGTAAACTGCTGCCCCGCGTACCCAGCCGTTTTTTGCAGGAGATCCCCGCCGACCTCGTGCAGAAGCAACAGAGCGAGGGCAAGCCGAACCTCCCCGAGGCCGAACAGGAGACGCTGGCCAAGAGCTTTTTTGCCGGTATCGAAGACCTGCTGAAATAGCCGTGCCTAAAAAAGAAGACCGCTCCCCTGCCGGGAGACGGTCCTCTTTTTTTTCAGGATGTCAACAAGTGGTCAGCGCAGGACCAGAAAGAGAACGACCAGGATCACCACAGCGGCGATAATACCAAAAATCGCCTTACTCCCACCGCTGCCCGCCTCAGAACCGGGTTCCTCCAGTTGTCCTACCACGGGAAATCGCTCGATGACCGCGCGTACGTGGGGAGCACTTTTTAATTCGTCGGTAAGGTCGTGTCCGGCCTGGTGAAGCTCTTGATGGTTGCCGCCCTGCCACATCTTGCTGCTGCTGAAATCATAGATTTTGCCATTGACGGCTCCGTAGGCCTTGCGCCCTTCACGGCCATCGAATTTTGCAAGTTCTTCTCTTGTCATGGTTCACTCCTGTCCGGGGCATGAGGGAAGCCTGGTCTGGGGCCAGGCGAATGGGGCTTTTTTCAGCGTGCCGTCATTTTAGCAGAGTTCTCCGGGAGAACAAGTTCACGGAAGTCGGCCGCCCGCACGGAAAGTGGAGCGGACGCGAGGTGGCGCCGACCATTGTGCACACATGTGTGTCAGTCCGTTGCACGGGGGAGGGTACCATCGCCTGTGCGAAAGCAGGTTTTTAATCTCTCTATAAAAAACACTGTTCTGGATTGATTGCAGAAAAAACATGACCTCAAAGGTCATTGTTCTTAAGTGTTCGATATAAATACTGAAATCTTTGACCTGTCGGCACAATTCGTGTATATCCAAGGGGTGAAGTTTGTTTTGGTGATTTTCATCCGGTAAAAGCAATGGCGCTGTCATGAAAAATATGCTGAAAAAGTTGAAAGGCAAGTCGACCAGGTCCTCGGAGACGGTCGGTATCAGCCTCCGCCAGGAAGGGATCGCCTTTGCCCAGGTGAGCTGGCAGGAGGGCCGGCCGCGGCTGGTCGGCTGCGAGTTTCTTCCTGTCCAGACAGGGGATTCGTGTGCCGTGCTCACACATCAGATTTCCCGCTTGCGCCTGGCCCGTCATCGCTGTGTCGGAATTTTGACGGGTGACGACTACACCCTGCTACAGATCGAGCCGCCGGCCGTGCCACCGGAAGAATGGCGTGAAGCGGTGCGCTGGCAGGTTCGTGAGCTGATTGACTATCCCCTGGACGAAGCCGTGGTCGACGTTTTTTCCGTGCCGACCGATGCCCGGCAGGGACGCCAGGCCATTGCCTACGCGGTGGCGGCTCCCCGTCGGGTGGTGCGCGAGACCGCGACCTGTCTTACGGCGGCCCGTCTGAAAATCACCGCCATCGACATCCCGGAGCTGGCAGTCCGCAATCTGGTCGGCCTTCTGCCCGGGGCGGAGCGGGGTCTGGCCTTTCTCTACCTGGGGCGTCAAGAGGGCGGCATCGTCATGGTGCGGGACGGGAGTCTCTACCTGTCCCGCCGTATCAATGTCGGCACCGATTCGCTGAGAGATCTGGCGACAGCGTCCTCTGGCGAGGGCCTTATAGACCTTTCCTCCCGCTTCAACGATCTGCTCGACTCCGTGATTCTGGAGATTCAGCGTTCCCTTGATTTCTACGAGAGCAACTTTGCCCTTCCGCCCATCGCCAACCTGGTTGTAGCTCCCATGGAAGCGGACCTGCCCCAGGTGCTGCCTTACCTGCAGCAGTATCTTGGCGTCAAGGTATCGGCTCTTGACTTGGGTACTCTCTTTGATCTTCCCGACTTGACCCCGCAGGTCCAGGCTCGCTGCCTGACGGCCATTGGCGGCGCTCTTCGTGTCCGGCAGGTGACCCCATGACACAGGAAATCAATCTCTACCAGCCGTCGGTGCTGGAGAAAAAAGAACCCTTGTCAGCTTCCCTCATGCTGGTTCTGGCCGCCTCAGGGTTGGTGCTGCTGGTGCTTTATTACGCCTATGCCGCCTGGCAGGTTCGCGACCTGAGTCGCGAAGCAGAAGGGCAGGAAGCCAGGCAGGCGGCGCTGATCGCGCAGATCGGCTCGTTGCAGACGGTGGCCTCCCGGCAAAAAAGTCCTCTTCTGCAGCATGAGGTCGATCGCCTGGCTGCGGAGCTGGCGGCCAAGGAACCGCTGCTTCAGCTGTTCGAAAAACCCCGCAGCAAGGCCACGCCCGTCTTTTCCTCCTATCTCGAAGGGCTGTCGCGGCGAACGCCGGCCGGGCTCTGGTTGACCCGCGTTGTTGTGGCGCCGGACCCCGGGCAATCCCGGCTGGAGGGGAGCTGCCTTGAGGCGGAAGCCGTACCTGCCTTTCTACAGGAATTGCAGAAGGAGACGGCCTTTACGGGGTTGGCATTTTCCTCCTTCTTGCTTTCCCGTTCCGATAAGGACGCCCGCTTTATCAACTTTGTGCTCGAAACCCGCCAGGAGGAACGGCCATGAAAAAGTCTTTCGCCCAATTCTCCTCCTGGAAAGAAAGTCTGGGAAAACGCTCTCTGCGGGAGAAGATTCTGCTCATTGCCGCGGTATGGGCCATCGGCTATCTTTTGCTGGATGTGATGGCGCTGAGTCCTCTCCAGTCCCGGTCGAAGGCAATCCGCCAGCGTCTGGAAACTTCCCAGTCGCAGCTGCCGCAGCTGGAAGCACAGGTGGCCGCCTTGCAGAAACAGGCCGCCGGCGATCCGGATCAGGAGAACCGCCAGCGTCTGGAAGAACTGCAAACGAAGATGGCGGCACTCGATGCCCGTTTGCAGGCCCTGACCCTGGAGCTGATCTCTCCCCGGGAGATGTCCCGCGTCCTGGAAGAAGTGCTGCAGCGTCAGCAGGGCTTGCGCCTGGTGCGAGCCGAAAACCTGACGCCCGAGCCTTTGCTGGCGCCCGCTGAGGAAGCCGGTAGTGACGCGCCGGCAGGTCTCAATGTGTACCGGCACGGCCTGCAG
Protein-coding regions in this window:
- a CDS encoding UvrD-helicase domain-containing protein, which gives rise to MDLRTLNKEQLAAVRHSEGPLLLLAGAGSGKTRVITYRIAYLLLEKDERPEHVLAVTFTNKAAREMKERVLELVGRVRNKGLVIGTFHSLCVRILKEDIERLGYKKNFSIYGAADQARLIKDLLQGLDGGGKKFDADRVLWLISDAKNRLVAPQDFVGRFQDEYAWVAAEIYPRYQRALKAFNAIDFDDIIMLAVTLLQNYPEVLAKYQERFRYILVDEYQDTNAAQYLLLRLLSGKYRNLCVVGDDDQSIYGWRGADLGNILEFEKDFAGTTLIKLEQNYRSSGTILSAANAVIRHNAKRKEKALWTAGDSGRQIELICCEDEEDEARLVMERIHAERFRLNLEYRDFAILYRTNVQSRAFEEQLRYENIPYVLIGGQQFFDRKEVKDAVAYLRVLVNPRDEVNLLRILNYPRRGIGETSADRLIRFSAERNLPLWEVLCAPGEVEELGDKVVEAVGAFVALMDGYRQRFARGRRLAETAREFFAEIKLEDEIYRQTEDPAKARRRTENVEEVVNAMASYEEREEKPSLAGFLEKVSLLDDEHPGRNDKEAKLASNAVTLMSLHSSKGLEYPVVFLVGLEEEYLPHKKSIHETFDVDEERRLCYVGITRAQKHLVLLHAKQRKKYGKLLPRVPSRFLQEIPADLVQKQQSEGKPNLPEAEQETLAKSFFAGIEDLLK
- a CDS encoding PilN domain-containing protein, whose protein sequence is MTQEINLYQPSVLEKKEPLSASLMLVLAASGLVLLVLYYAYAAWQVRDLSREAEGQEARQAALIAQIGSLQTVASRQKSPLLQHEVDRLAAELAAKEPLLQLFEKPRSKATPVFSSYLEGLSRRTPAGLWLTRVVVAPDPGQSRLEGSCLEAEAVPAFLQELQKETAFTGLAFSSFLLSRSDKDARFINFVLETRQEERP
- a CDS encoding cytochrome b5 domain-containing protein — encoded protein: MTREELAKFDGREGRKAYGAVNGKIYDFSSSKMWQGGNHQELHQAGHDLTDELKSAPHVRAVIERFPVVGQLEEPGSEAGSGGSKAIFGIIAAVVILVVLFLVLR